Proteins from a genomic interval of Diprion similis isolate iyDipSimi1 chromosome 10, iyDipSimi1.1, whole genome shotgun sequence:
- the LOC124411373 gene encoding uncharacterized protein F54H12.2-like gives MAFLHAHSGECMKSELELFSLPPTQTSIEAGQWVHYKPVSSLTDDSPIEFVVPGNGDEYIDLAHTMLSVRVKLQPSAPVTPAGEGNAPAPHATPVNNLLHSMFNQVDIFFNQKLVSPANNSYAYRAYIETLLNYAPHAKKSHLSSALWYDSEEGVSDVYDADAAGADRGFIERKRIMSNARTVDLIGHLHCDVFNQDKFLLNGVELRLRLVRSRDSFCIMEAENRHKLHILETSLLVRRVENSPGILLAHARTLAKGTAKYPVTRVEVKSFTIHAGVQAETLDNVILGQLPKREIIGFVSNKAFNGDRQRNPFNFQNYSLNFLSLYVDGVQVPSKPLQMNFGKDDLYVDAYHTLFSGTGIHFLYDGNGINRQQFAKGNCLMAFDLTPDLSANCPSHWSLIKHGTLRVEVRFDEALKETVNCLVYAEFDNLIEVDAARQVITDFSG, from the coding sequence ATGGCCTTCCTGCACGCGCATTCGGGTGAGTGTATGAAGTCGGAactggaattattttctctaccACCAACGCAGACGTCTATTGAGGCTGGTCAATGGGTACACTACAAGCCCGTATCATCTCTAACCGATGATTCCCCGATTGAATTTGTTGTTCCTGGAAACGGCGATGAGTACATCGACTTGGCACACACTATGCTTAGCGTACgagtgaagttacagccatcgGCTCCGGTCACCCCAGCAGGCGAAGGCAACGCACCCGCTCCGCACGCCACTCCGGTAAATAATCTGCTCCACTCAATGTTCAATCAAGTCGATATATTCTTCAATCAAAAACTAGTCTCCCCAGCCAACAACTCTTATGCCTATCGAGCGTACATAGAGACCCTACTGAATTACGCACCTCACGCCAAGAAATCTCATCTTTCATCGGCATTATGGTATGACAGCGAGGAAGGAGTATCAGATGTATACGACGCCGACGCTGCCGGTGCGGATCGCGGATTCATCGAACGCAAACGGATCATGAGCAATGCCCGTACCGTTGATCTCATTGGTCATCTACACTGCGACGTATTCAATcaagacaaatttttactcaacggTGTGGAACTGCGTCTTCGCCTCGTGAGATCGAGAGATAGCTTTTGCATCATGGAAGCTGAAAATCGCCACAAGCTGCACATCCTGGAAACTTCGCTGCTCGTTCGTCGGGTGGAGAACAGCCCCGGAATCTTGTTGGCGCATGCACGGACACTAGCCAAAGGTACAGCAAAATACCCCGTGACCAGAGTCGAGGTGAAATCCTTCACCATACATGCAGGAGTACAAGCAGAAACGCTGGACAATGTGATACTCGGTCAGCTACCGAAACGAGAGATAATCGGTTTTGTCAGTAATAAAGCCTTCAACGGAGACAGACAACGCAatccattcaattttcaaaactactcTCTGAATTTCCTCTCGCTGTACGTCGACGGAGTGCAAGTTCCATCGAAACCGCTACAGATGAACTTTGGCAAAGACGATCTCTACGTGGACGCCTATCACACCCTCTTCTCCGGTACGGGGATtcattttctgtacgacggaAATGGTATCAATCGACAACAGTTCGCCAAAGGAAATTGTCTAATGGCGTTTGATCTAACTCCCGATCTCTCCGCCAACTGTCCGTCTCACTGGTCGCTCATCAAACATGGAACTCTCAGGGTCGAAGTGCGCTTTGACGAAGCCCTCAAAGAGACTGTGAATTGCCTGGTGtacgctgaattcgataatctGATTGAAGTGGATGCTGCACGTCAGGTCATTACAGATTTTTCGGGGTAA